One Vicia villosa cultivar HV-30 ecotype Madison, WI linkage group LG5, Vvil1.0, whole genome shotgun sequence genomic window, GTGTTTAAGGTTGTCGGGAACAGTAACTTGTGTTATAACCATTCAGTTCTGTCATCAAAACTGAAGCTTGAGATTGCTCCTTGTGATAAACATGGGTTGCCAATCTCTCCTCCACCTGCTAAGGATTCATCTGAAGATGACAGTAGTGATTcagattatgatgatgatgatgatggtagcGTCCATAAAAGAGAACATCATCATGGAACAAATAAAATTGTTCTTGGGGTGGCAATTGCTCTTTCGTCAATTGTCTTTTTGATTGTTTTCTTAATCCTATGTTCAAAATGCTGTCGCTGaagaaacttttttatttttattttttcattttatataattttggTTAGGAATATTGATAGCTATAGTGCTATACTATACTACGTGCCGTCAAAATTAAAAACTTTGTGAAAGATTAATTAATGAGTAAAATATGTAGAGGTAATGAATGTGGTATGGTATCCAGCAAGATTTAATTAACTTGTGCTATAAGCATTTATTCTTAACTTTTGCTTTATTCCGCCGCTCtgttgattcaatgatttttacTTTAGACTTTTGATAATTGCATCACATTGGATTCAATCAAGTTCAATCAAGTGCTTAGATTTATTTATGCAAAACATAAAACTGATTTTAGTgacataaaattaattttgaaatgtTAAAATATACTTGTGTGGATATTTAAATAACTAAGAGAAGGAGGGGGAGGCAAAGGCAAGGAAGAGGCAGTAACACTCCTAAAATAGTTGGAGAAATATCCAAACCACTCTTATGAAGAAAAGGAAGATTCAGATGAGTATATGCAACATGTTGACGACCATCTAGATTACTATCATATTGATGATGATGCAAAGTGAATACTCTTTGCGCTAACTCTAATCGGATCAATTATGATTTGGCTCAAATCTCTTTTGACGAGAGTATAGTTTCATGGACTGGCTTGTGTGAAAATTTTACTGCTCACTTAACTGCCCAGTAGAGGCAACCTACAACAATAGTTGCGCTCAGTGGGATCACCCAGGTAAGAAGGAGAGTTTGTAGGTGTATATTGACCGCTTTATAAAAGTAGCTAAAGAAGTGGAAGGCCCCGACGAAAATATGAAGTGCTAGATTTTTGAAAATGGCTTGAGACAAGACAACTCCTTTAAAGAGAAGTTAAGGTGTAAGAAGACCCTTGAAAGCTTTGTAGAATAGGgctcaaactttcattaattATGAGGAGAGGCCTGTTTCACAGGAGTAAGACATTCTCAAAAGAGTCAGAGATAGACGTAAGACTGACATCAATCGCCTTGTCCAGCTCTTGAGCCAAGGAAGTATTTTCAAGAGCGATTTAAAGGGATGCTTTGTAGCAGATAATGACGCCCGAGTTGAAGCCATAACTTTGTCTTTCTTTACTATTTCTATTGCTAGTAATTTTACCTTATCAAATAAAGAGATAGATAATTTGAAAGCACTCAAGGCGTCACTTATCTCGGTAAGACAATAGAAGCCTTCTTTACTTCTTGCAGGTATATATCACCCTTAAGCGTCACACATACTATCTTGCAACAATTATCTCTCATTACGAATCCAAACAGCTACGAAAACCTCCCTATGAATGACATCACCAATGGTCAGAACGATAGAAGCTCGACGCATATAATACGCCAAAGTCGATGATTCCTCCTCAAGAGCATTGTACGTCAGATTGGCAAGAAAAGAGCAATATTCCTCCGAAATTGATGTCTAGTTCTCTCTTGGAGTACAAGgtcccaactgggtcaaaaagaCGGGAGTCGGGTTACATAAAGTCCAGGGTAAAAAGCCCGGAGTGTGCAACACCCTTCGTGTATCCCAAAGAATTTAAATATCATGATCTGGCACCAGAGTAATTCCTCCTTAAGGCCGCGGTAAATCCAACGGAGAGGATTAAGTTAGTTGTTTCATTACTCTTACCAGAATAAGGGCGATGTCCAGTGTTGGAACAGTCAAAGGGCCAAAAATTTCCAGGACATCTCGAGCTCCCCTATTCATTTGCAGAATTACTTGTTTACACTTCATTGAATCTACATATGACAATTGTCAAATCATCAGAAAATATTGTAGACAAAGATGATATATATGGAAAGATAGAGATACTAGAAACTTACCAATATGACATTCATCTCCTCCTCGATATTAGCGTTCATCAATAGACGAGTTTCGATGAGCTGCTTCGAACGTTTTCTTAAAGCTTCATCTCGTAGAAAGACACCACAACACAACTCTTTGAAGAAAGTGATTAACCGTTTCTTTAGGCTAACATCCCTAAATCAATTCATTGATTTTAGATTGTTCATTAAGATATTGAGGTTTGATTTtcaatattaattcaattttataatgttatttattttctttcaaacATGTTGTCTTGCAAACTCGATTCTAATTATTGGTGAATATTTAAATTTGCATTTGTTTTTAACTTGAATTGAAGTAATAGGTTGATAATTCAATTTAGAATAAGATTATTCAATTTGATTCAAACtgttattaattttaattcaaatagAGTTTGTCGGAACATATATCAACCGTTGATGATTAGAAACCATTATGTTTTCTTTGAAACGCTTGTGCAAGAATTAAAATCAATCTGTAATGTTTGTTCAACTTAAATTTGTGTAAAACTAATCGTCGATTGACCGATTAGACTTATTGATACGTACCGGAACAAAAGAAAAGTAATATAACAGTAAAGATAAAAAATAGGGGAAAGAATGAGCTTTATTATCTTGAGGAATATTGGAATAAGTACAGAAAAAAGGGGATGCAATCCCTAGATCTGACAAGAGCAGCGCTCCTAATAGGAAGCTAGAGCCTCCTATTCATACTGAGAATATTATGGAAATCTAAGGTGAGATCTATTCCCCCTCTCACATTCCTTATATCATGGAAATAGAATCTACTAGTGCTCTTCTTTCATGGACACGTCACCCTTTTGTAACTAACTAGCCACTATTTCCCTTAATaccccttcttctagaatatactTTCCAAACCTTGGGTCCACTTGATTCATTGTGGATCAACTGCTCACGTGGCAAGTCATTCTCAATTAGCTGGGTCCTATCAATACCCTCTCCTTCTGTCATGGCCTTGTCCTCAAGGCTTAAACTTAGAAAATTGGCTCCTGATTATTATCTCATCCTCCCAAGTTGCATCTTCAGCTGTCTTTCCCTTCCAATGTACTAGGATCTGTTTGACTACATCACCTTGCTGCTTAACCTTCCTAGTAGCTAGTACTGTTTCTGGTTCATACATGTCAGCCTGCTCCTCCAATAACTCTGGCAGCTCTTCGTCTTCATGATAATTTCCCACAGCTTTCTTCAATAAGGATACATGGAAAACATGATGCACTCTGGATCCCTCAGGAAACTTCAACCTATAGGCTACTGTACCTATCTTTTCAACAATGGGATAAGGACCATAATACCTTGCTGATAGTTTAGCATTAATTCTAGTCACCACAGACTGCTGTCGATGCGCTCTCAACTTGACAAATACCCATTCTCCACATACAAAGCTCCTGTCAGTACGTCTCTTATCTGCCTGATTCTTCATTTTTTCTTGTGCCTTTAACAATTGGTTCTTCAATTGTCTCAAAGCCTCATCCCTGTCCAACAAATCTCTCTGCACAACTTCTACTCTAGTCTCCCCTTGAGCCCATTGAATCAGTTTTTGGGGTGGCCTCCCATAAACTATCTCAAATGGTGTTTTCTCTGTAGCAGCATGGAAGGTGGTGTTAAACCAATACTCAGCCCAGTGTACCCAAGACACCCATGTTCTAGGCTGGTCAGCAATAAAGCACCTTAAATATGTCTCCAAACACCTATTCACAACTTTTGTCTATCCATCCGACTCCGGATGGTATGCAGTACTTATTTTAAGCTTCGTTCCCTGCAGTTTAAACAACTCCTTCCAAAAACTGCTCATAAAAATGGGGTCCCTGTCACTCACTATGGACAGAGGTATTCCATAGAGCCTGACTATCTCTTTGCCAAACACAGCAGCAATACACCTGGAAGTGTAGGGATGTCTTAGAGGGATAAAATGAGAATATTTAGACAACCTATCTACAACCACCAAAATAGCTTCAAAACCCTTTGATTTTGGCAAACCGGTGACAAAGTCAATGGATATATCTTCCCAAATCTGATGAGGAATGGGCAGAGGTTGTAACAAACCTCCTGGGGATGAAGCCATGTATTTTTGTCTTTGGCAGATGTCACACCTCCTCACAAAATCCTGCACTGTTCCTTTCATGCCTATCAAATACACATTAGTAGCTAGTCTCATATAAGTCTTATAAAATCCAGAATGTCCACCCTGGGGTGTTGAGTGGAATTCTTCCAGCAGTGTAGGGATtaacatagacttattggaaagTACTAACCTGCCTTCATACAACAAGACACCTTGCTTGTACTCATAACCAGGCCATGCTTCTGCATCTTGTTGAACCTCTGCTATTATCCTCTGTAACTTTTCATCTTGCTGATTCTCTGTTCTGACTTGTTCTTCTTGGAGCCATTTCAACCGGTAACTCATGGTATTTAACTCTCCTCCCTCATGAATTCTTGATAAAGCATCATCCCCTTTATTTAATTTGCCTTGCTTGTACACAATCTCAAAATCATAACCCAGCAATTTAGCAGTCCAGTTTTGTTGTTTTGCAGTTACTATCCTCTGTTGCAGTAGTTGTTTGAGGCTTTTCTGATCAGTTAACACCATAAACTTTCTTCCTAGCAGATAGGGTCTCCAATGTTGTATTGACAACACTATTGCCATCAATTCTTTTTCATATGCAGACTTAGCTAAGTTCTTTACTCCAAGGGCCTTGCTATAATATGCAATTGGCTTCTTATCTTGCATCAAGATTGCCCCAAGTCCCCCTCCTAAGGCATCACATTCGATCAAGAAGCTTTTTGAAAAATCTGGCAATGCTAATACCGGTGCTGTTGTAAGCCTTTCTTTCAACTCATTAAAGGCCCTTTGAGCTTCCTCTCCCCATTTGAACCCCTCCTTCTTGGTAAGCTCTGTTAATGGTCTAGCAATTTTGCCATAGTCCTTTATAAATTTCCTATAGTACCCTGTGAGCCCTAGGAAGCCTCTTACACCCTTCACATTTTTTGATTGTGGCCATTGGAGCACACTCGCCATCTTCCCCGGGTCTACAGCCACACCATGCTCTGTGATCATATACCCCAAATACTCCACACTTAGCTGACCAAAATAACAATTCTTCCTATTAGCTACTAGGTTGTGACTAGCTAACATATTCAACACTTCTGAGTCTCCCAGTCCCTACTATAAATGAGTATGTCGTCGAAGAAGACCAGCACATGTTTTCTCAGCAAGGGGCGAAATATATCATTCATGAGACTTTGGAACGTTGAGGGAGCGTTCATGAGTCCAAACGGCATCACAAGAAATTCATAGTGCCCCTCATGTGTCCTAAAAGTTGTTTTGTACACATCAGACTCCTTCACCCTTACTTGGTGGCATCCTGATTTCAAATCTAATTTTGAAAAGAACTTCGCTCCATGTAGCTCATCCAATAATTCCTCAATCACTGGTATGGGAAATTTGTCAGGTACAGTAACCTTGTTTAGGGCACGATAATCAATGCACATCCTCCACGTGcaatccttcttcttcactaagATTACCGGACTTGAGAACGAACTCGTGCTATGCCTAATGACCCCTGCGGCCAACATCTCTTTCACCTGCTTCTCTATTTCGTTCTTATGATGGTGGGGGTAACGATACGACCTCACGTTTACCGCTCCTTGTCCTTCTACCAGGGTGATTGCGTGTTCCTTATCTCGCCTGGGTGGTAGACCAGTAGGTGTTTGGAAAACTTGCTCATATTTGTGTAATATGATGTCCAACTCCGTTTGTTGGTGTGCAGTCAACGTGTTGTCTCTAACTCCTTTGGGCTTCTGCTTTTCTATTTACCACAAAACCCCATGCGTATTCAACTTGCACTTACTTAGTATACTTTGCAAGGCTACTGCAGACTCCCTGCACCCCTCCTGTCCTTTAAGGGTCACCCACTTTTTTTCACTCCAAAAACTCATAGTTTGTTGCCTCCAATTAGTAATAGTATCTCCCAATGTTTTAAGCCATTCAATGCCTAAAACCACATCAATTCCACCTAACTCAAATAAGTGCATCTCTggccttagtttaaattctccaaTACATACTTCCATCTCCTTACACACCCCTTGTGTTGCCACTTGGAACCCATTCCCCAATTTGACAGTCATCTGAGGAGTGGTTTCAACAGGCCAATCCATTTGGTGGACTAGCTTTTGAGATATGAAATTATGTGTTACCCCACTATCTACCAAAATCAGTACCTCCACTCCTTGTATTGATCCTTGGAATTTCATAGTGTGGTGAGTTTTGTGTGCAATGTGATGCAAGTTAAGCAGACTCATCTCTCCCTTCTCTTCATCACTTTCATCCACCTCTACAGCCAACAGTTTAGCCTCTTCTTCCTCATCTCCATCATCCTCCACAACCAAAACTCTAAGTTGTTTATCAGGGCATTGATGCATAGGGTGGAAGGGACCTCCACATTTAAAACACAACCCCTTCTGCTTCCTCTCCATTGGTTCATTATAAGACAAATGTTTGAAACCCCTATCGCGAGGCCCAATCTGTTTCTTATCAATTTGGGCCTGTTTGTCTCCTATGAACCCACTTGACCCACTCTTTACACCTCCATTCGACCCAATATCTCTCCCTCTTATCATGCCCCAATCAGATCCATTTTTTCTTCCGGATGACCCATTGTGAGTCGACCCATACCCAGATTTGGGCCCACGATTAAAACTCGTGCCATTTCCACCTCTTACCTCCCTCTCAACAACTCTTGTTACTTGGAGCAACTTCGTTCTATTCATCTCCCCCATCGCCGCTAAGCTTCGCACCTTCCCTCTAATCTCCGGCTTCAACCCATGTAGGAAGTACCCACGAAACTGTTTTTCGGGGAGTTTCGGGATCTGAGCTGTCAAATACTCAAACTCAGTGATGTACTCCTCCACCGTTCCCTCTTGTTTTAGTTCCGTTAATTGCTCATAGACATCGCCATCACCGTGTCCTCCATACCTCTCCAACAATGCCTCTTTCAGTGCTTCCCATGTCAACCTTTCTTCTTCTCcaattaaagagttgaaaaaatgAATTGTTCCACCTTCCATGCACAGTTGCGCCAAGTTCACTCTCATTTCCGGCGTCGTGTCTTGAACGCGGAAGTATACCTCGGCTCGTGATATCCATCCTACTGGGTCCTCACCGTCGAAAGCGGGAAGTTCCACCTTCTTAACAGACTGACGGAACTCCGTCAAAGCATCTCCACGTAAGTTGTTTACAATGGTGCTCCCGTGACCGCCTTTGTTTCTGACCACCGTCGACCCTTTGACGGAAACACTCTCGTCTCCTTCATCCTCCGTCAACGACTTACCCAGACACTTTTCCAGCATCGCTATCAGGTTAACATGGTTTGTTGCTACTGAGTTCTGCACATCGACGAGAGTAGATCGCACCTTCGAGATCTCACTCTCTAAAGCTTCGACCCTTGCTTCCATCTTCGTGAACTCCGGAAACGTCACCTTCTTAGGTGGCATTCACTGGCTCAGACGTCAAATAATCCGGTAGGTCGGACCACTTGATACGTACCAGAACAAAAGAAAAGTAATATAACAGTAAAGATAAAAAATAGTGGAAATAATGAGTTTTATTATCTTGAGGAATATTGGAATAAGTACAGAAAAAAGGGGATGCAATCCCTAGATCTGACAAGAGCAGCGCTCCTAATAGGAAGCTAGAGCCTCCTATTCATACTGAGAATATTATGGAAATCTAAGGTGAGATCTATTCCCCCTCTCACATTCCTTATATCATGGAAATAGAATCTACTAGTGCTCTTCTTTCATGGACACGTCACCCTTTTGTAACTAACTAGCCACTATTTCCCTTAATaccccttcttctagaatatactTTCCAAACCTTGGGTCCACTTGATTCATTGTGGATCAACTGCTCACGTGGCAAGTCATTCTCAATTAGTTGAGTCCTATCAACATTCAAACATTAAtaatagggttaatacctattttggcccctgccatatggggtgtagttgaaaaacccccatgccaaaaaaaaagtttcaagaagtACTCGTAAAATTTCAGAAGTTTGATTTTGAAACTTTTTTACGCCACCTCATTAAAATGTCTGATgtggcaattttttttaatttttttattatttttaatgacgtggacATGTGAAAAATTTGTTAGAGGTGGGAGTTGAACCCACTCCGTCCCACTTCAAGTGGCATCGCCTAGCCACTAGGCTAGTGTTCCAAGTTCTTATATTATTGcatctaattatttttatagaCTTATAGTATCCAAAAacattatttgcatttaattgttatttatatACAACTAGTTATACTGtaacttttttaattaaataatactaatattaattaatagtaaaacaaattaacagtaaaactattttataatttagtttatattttacaaattaacaaattaactttaatagttattatttattagttaatagttaatttttattacttgtttattagttaatagtaaattaaattagattaaatgaatataaactaatattaattaacaaCTTTAacagtaaattaaattaaattaaatataaagattaatataaactgtttaaattaaattaattaaattaaatataacgttaaaagtaaaataacattaatttaattaaattaaatataaaaattaaattaaatgaaactaatattaattataaaatataaaccaaattaaattaatataaactaatattaattaataatgttaacaGTAAgagaaattaaactaaattaaatataaacattaatataaactatttaatataaatttaacaaatattaattaaataatataaatattgtaaattaaatatttttttagttactGTTAACGTTAagcattaataattaatattaattatattttaaattaaacataaatttattttataattgaaaataattgtaaaatatagtttaattaatagagaaaatatgtgggCATAAGAATTAGCGTTAATtagtaaacaaatattattttactaatttaactaatatttatatattttattttatataaatataaaaatattagcgTTAATtagtaaacaaatattattttattattttataatgaatttattaattaatagttcataataaatattaattattattttataatttaagtaatattaattaataacattaactaataaatattaactaataactaatacttaattattaactaataatatttataataattaattatgaaaacaaTAACTATTAATGCTAATAAACATTAGCCGTAACTATTATAATACTAATATTGGGCAACAATGTATCAAAGCGAAACATGCAGCCTAGTGGTAATGTTGCTGGTAATATATACCTTTCTAaaaccaaacaataaaataataataaaaatgccacgtggtattaaaataaataaaaaataattaaaatgccaCATAAGTCAAGTGAGTCACCCATATGGCGGGGGGTTTTTCAACTACACCCCATATGACAGGGGGTAAAATACGTATTAACCCTTaataatactaaataaatatcttttagaatatatAAGTAAATTGGTTTcttaattcaattattttttcgTTTAATTATAAGTTATTTAATTTGAGCAACTacctatttatttttgttatcacTCTTATTTCTTGTTATTTATTCGACCACGATTTAACACATTACAATTAAAATATACGATTATTTTAACCGCGTACAACATCAATAAACTACCTGATTAAaccttaaaataaaatagttttgTATAATGCTAAATTACTCTTGCAGTTTCCATATTTGCCTTTATACATGACAGTTGTATATTGCAAGCACAATGCATAATTATAGCAAGATCCCATGTGCCTAAGCGTCAACATTAAGTGTATATAAGTTATGATAACATAGAACCTACACCACATTACATAATCAATATTccttttgattattcataaaaaagAGCAATGTGACTATGCAATGTTCACTATTCAGGCTGCATCAGATGCTAATGGAGAACCATTTGAATCTAAAAATACCTAGGATTACTCAAAACACGTCAGATTTCATTACATAGTACTCC contains:
- the LOC131605817 gene encoding uncharacterized protein LOC131605817, producing MEARVEALESEISKVRSTLVDVQNSVATNHVNLIAMLEKCLGKSLTEDEGDESVSVKGSTVVRNKGGHGSTIVNNLRGDALTEFRQSVKKVELPAFDGEDPVGWISRAEVYFRVQDTTPEMRVNLAQLCMEGGTIHFFNSLIGEEERLTWEALKEALLERYGGHGDGDVYEQLTELKQEGTVEEYITEFEYLTAQIPKLPEKQFRGYFLHGLKPEIRGKVRSLAAMGEMNRTKLLQVTRVVEREVRGGNGTSFNRGPKSGYGSTHNGSSGRKNGSDWGMIRGRDIGSNGGVKSGSSGFIGDKQAQIDKKQIGPRDRGFKHLSYNEPMERKQKGLCFKCGGPFHPMHQCPDKQLRVLVVEDDGDEEEEAKLLAVEVDESDEEKGEMSLLNLHHIAHKTHHTMKFQGSIQGVEVLILVDSGVTHNFISQKLVHQMDWPVETTPQMTVKLGNGFQVATQGVCKEMEVCIGEFKLRPEMHLFELGGIDVVLGIEWLKTLGDTITNWRQQTMSFWSEKKWVTLKGQEGCRESAVALQSILKKQKPKGVRDNTLTAHQQTELDIILHKYEQVFQTPTGLPPRRDKEHAITLVEGQGAVNVRSYRYPHHHKNEIEKQVKEMLAAGVIRHSTSSFSSPVILVKKKDCTWRMCIDYRALNKVTVPDKFPIPVIEELLDELHGAKFFSKLDLKSGCHQVRVKESDVYKTTFRTHEGHYEFLVMPFGLMNAPSTFQSLMNDIFRPLLRKHVLVFFDDILIYSRDWETQKC